From one Bacteroidia bacterium genomic stretch:
- a CDS encoding transposase has product MSELNSANNEGQRVKTAQSRYFGLFDNLLDKANSGPTYLSEPAIAKIVVDSLHYLDSRDWTLISFCIMPNHVHLVVEKPEKELFRILQSHKRHTARESDKLLNRTGNFWQAESYDHCVRDGNELERIIKYVLNNPVKAALVKSWEDWPHSYCKPALNPM; this is encoded by the coding sequence ATGTCGGAATTGAATTCCGCTAATAATGAGGGACAGCGAGTAAAAACCGCCCAATCCCGCTACTTCGGCTTATTTGATAATCTGCTCGACAAAGCCAACAGCGGCCCCACGTATCTTTCAGAACCAGCCATCGCTAAAATTGTAGTCGACAGCCTGCATTATCTCGATAGCCGCGATTGGACGCTCATTAGTTTCTGCATTATGCCAAATCATGTACATCTGGTTGTGGAAAAACCGGAGAAGGAGCTATTCCGAATCCTGCAATCGCACAAACGGCATACAGCCCGGGAGTCAGACAAGCTGCTGAACCGCACTGGCAACTTCTGGCAAGCTGAATCATACGATCACTGCGTTCGTGATGGAAATGAGTTGGAACGAATAATCAAGTATGTGCTAAATAATCCGGTAAAAGCAGCATTGGTCAAAAGCTGGGAAGATTGGCCACATTCCTACTGCAAGCCAGCATTGAATCCAATGTAG